Within the Bacteroidia bacterium genome, the region AATGCCGTTCACGGTTCCGACAGTGATGAAAATGCCCGCCTGGAAGGCAGCTTCTTTTTCTCCGGAACAGAGCAGTTCTGAGCCAAAAATATCGTATCTTTATACCCACATCCCGTTCCCCTTTCCGGGGGCCGGGATTTTTTTTAAAGCGGTTGTAAATGGAGGTATTTTCACTTAGCTTTGTATTCCTATGAAAAAGGCAGGACTTATCGTATTGATCAGCAGCACATTGTTTCTTTCCTGCAAGAACGATCTGGAGGTAATTGCACCCTACCAGGAGCAAATCGTTTCCTACTGCCTGCTGGATCCCTTCGACAGCGTACATTACGTGAAGGTGACGAAGAGTTTTTTGGGAAACATGGACGCCTACCAAATGGCCGCCTATTTTGATTCAGTGAACTTCCGACCCGGAGAGATCACCGTTACCATCGAAAAAATGCAGGGCGAAAATGTTCTACAAAGCATCCCGCTGTTTATCGATTCCACACTTCCCCGGGATTCAGGAGTTTTTTCCTTCCCGAAACAATATCTGTATAAAACCAATACTGCTATAAGCGGCGACGGATCGGAATACCGGCTGAAGGTTCGAAAGAACGAAGACGGGAAAGAAGTACGCTCCCGTGCTAAAACTGTGGAACCCATCACGGTGGTTTCCCCCCTTCCCAACCAGTCCCTGAATCTCTGGGGTTCCTTTCCTTACAAAAGCAAATTCCGCTCTGCGCGGAACGGAAAACTTTTTGCACTGACAGTACGCATTCATTTCAAGGAAAAGTTCGTCTTTGATACCACACAGGTTTCCACACGGTATATCGATCTGCGCTTCTCGAATCACACCGCTTCCAATCTGGAGGGAGGGGAAGAATTCAGCGAGATCCTCGACAGAGAAACATTCTATAAAACCATCGGCAACCATCCGGACATAGCAGACAATCCCAATATCGTGCGCCAGTTCCTCTACCTGGAATTTATTTTTTCGGCCGCCGCCATTGATTTTTCGAATTACCTGGAAGTAGTCTCCGCAGCGAACGCCACTTTTGGTGAAAAACCTGTTTATTCCAATATTGAAGGAGGGTACGGTCTCTTTTCCACCCGGCGCACCCAGCGTATGCCCAACATCGGGCTGAATGCCCAGAGCCTGGATTCACTCAAATATGGAGTGTATACCTCAACAAAAAATTTCCGCTGATGTGGCGTAAAATATCCGCTCAACTCACGGTGGTAGTATTGTCAACTCTCCTGCTCCTTCCTGCCTGCAAGAATGACATAGACATCATCGCTGACTGGGAAGAAACGATGGTCATTTTTGGTATTCTGAATCACCGCGACACAGCGCATTACGTTAAAATCAATAAAGCCTTTCTTGGTGAAGAGGACGCCTTTATGATGGCAGGAGTTTATGATTCTGTAAATTATGCGAATCAGCTCACGGTTTCGCTGGAACGCTGGAGGAATAATCAGTTGCTGAGCACTCATGCACTCTCGAGGGATCTCAGCGTTCCGAAATCTCCCGGTATTTTCGCTTACCCGAACCAGGTATTATTTAAAACCACCGATGCGATCTTCAATGATTCAGAGTACCGGCTGAAAGTGATCAACAGCGAAACCGGCATGGTAGCTACCGCAAAAACCAACCTGATCGGAAACGGATTTTCTATCACTGAACCGATTCCTGCACAAAACTTTGTTAATTTTCTGAATACCGTTTCAACTTTCAAGGTCAAATGGCTGACCGGTACCGAGGGGCGCATCTATCAGCCGGTCATCCGCTTCTTTTTCGTGAGAAAAAACAAGATCACCGGAATAAAAACACAGGACAGTGTAGACTGGGTATTCCGTGAACAACGATCCTCCACTTTGCTTGGAGGTGAAAACATGATGGAAGAATTTATGGGAGAATTATTTTACCGGTGGATCGGCGTAACAGTAAAAAACCCAAATCAGGCTGAATTCCTGATACCGGGAAAAATCACGGACTCAGGACATCACCTGGATTTTCTTTTGTATGCCGGTGCGGAAGAAATGGCTACCTACATTGAAGTCAATCAACCTTCCACCACTGTAATGATGGAGAAGCCGGTTTACACCAATATCACCAATGGAATCGGACTCTTTTCTTCCCGGACTTATGCGCTGAAAGCGAATGTGGAATTGCTAAACACCACCTCCCGCTGCCTTGATTCGCTCTTTGCAGGGCAATTCACCTACCAGCTTGGGTTCTGCACGGAGAATTCGCTCAGCCCGTACTTCTGTCAGTAAGCCGGAATGCATCTTGCGAAAGAATGACAGCCTGTCATTCTAAATCCTGTATTCTCAGCTACTTAAGCCCAAGCCTGTCATTATTGCATACGAAATTCCAATGGCACATGTATTGAGAACGGGTTAATGTAAAATTGTAACTAACAAAACAACATATGGGAAAGATCATCGGAATAGACCTGGGAACCACGAACTCGTGTGTAGCCGTAATGGAAGGAAACGAACCAGTGGTTATCGCTAACAGCGAAGGCAAACGAACCACTCCCTCCGTAGTGGGATTTGTAAAAGACGGAGAGCGGAAAGTGGGCGACCCGGCCAAGCGCCAGTCCATCACAAATCCTGTGAATACAGTTTATTCTATAAAGCGATTCATGGGATGTGCATTTGGTGAGGTAGGAAAAGAAGTGAGCCGCGTACCATATAAAGTAGTAAAAGGTGCGAACGAAACGCCCCGCGTGGAAATTGAAGGACGCCAATACACTCCACAGGAAATCTCGGCTATGATTCTTCAGAAAATGAAGAAAACGGCAGAAGATTTTCTTGGTCATGAAGTAACGGAGGCTGTAATTACAGTACCCGCTTACTTCAACGATTCACAACGGCAGGCTACCAAAGAAGCCGGCGAAATTGCAGGACTTACCGTTAAGCGCATCATTAACGAACCCACCGCCGCTGCACTGGCCTACGGACTCGACAAGAAGGGAAAGGATATGAAAATAGTGGTGTTCGACTGTGGTGGAGGTACGCACGATGTATCTGTGCTTGAACTGGGTGATGGTGTGTTTGAAGTGAAATCCACTGACGGCGACACTCACCTGGGCGGTGACGATTTTGACCAGAAGATCATAGACTGGCTGGCGGATGAATTTAAAAAAGACGAAGGGCTTGACCTCCGAAAAGATCCCATGGCTCTTCAGCGTTTGAAGGAAGCTGCAGAGAAGGCGAAAATTGAATTGTCTTCCTCCACTTCTACAGAAATCAACCTGCCATACATCATGCCGGTTGACGGCGTTCCTAAGCATTTGGTAAAAACACTCTCACGGGCCAAGTTTGAGCAACTGGTGGATGATCTGATCAAAAGAACCATCGCACCCTGCGAATCGGCTTTACGGAATGCAGGTATGGGCGTGAACGATATCAATGAAGTAATCCTGGTGGGAGGTTCTACCCGTATTCCTGCCGTGCAGGCCGCGGTGGAAAAATTCTTCGGAAAGGCTCCATCCAAAGGAGTGAACCCGGATGAAGTGGTGGCCGTGGGAGCCGCAATACAGGGTGGCGTACTTACCGGAGAGGTAAAAGATGTACTTCTGCTGGATGTAACTCCGCTTTCACTGGGTATTGAAACCATGGGAGGCGTATTTACCAAACTGATTGAAGCAAACACCACCATTCCCACTAAAAAAACAGAAACTTTCTCCACGGCAAGTGATAACCAGCCCAGTGTACAGATCCACGTACTGCAGGGTGAACGTCCGATGGCAAAAGATAACCGTCCGCTCGGAATGTTCAATCTGGATGGGATCCCGCCTGCACCACGCGGTGTACCTCAGGTGGAAGTAACCTTTGACATTGACGCCAACGGCATTCTGAATGTCAGCGCTAAAGACAAAGGGACCGGAAAATCACACAACATCCGTATTGAAGCGAAGTCGGGTCTGAGTAAAGAAGAGATTGAGAAAATGAAGAAAGAAGCTGAGGCGAATGCCGACTCCGATAAAAAAGTTCGGGAAGAAGCAGATAAGCTCAATGCGGCAGACGGTCTCATCTTCCAAAGTGAGAAACAGCTGAAGGAATACGGCGACAAGATCTCTACCGATAAAAAAGAGGCTATCCAGAAATCACTGAGTGCTCTGAAAGACGCGCACAAGGAGAAGGATCTGGCGAAAATCGAAACAGCCATGAATGAACTCAATACCGCATGGCAGGCGGCCAGCCAGGAAATCTACCAGGCGCAGCAGAATGCACAGCAAAACACAAGCACAACAGCTGATCAGAATGCCAATGGTGAGAAAAAAGACGGCGAGGTGACAGATGTGGATTTCGAGGAAGTGAAGGACGAGAAGAAATAGTAGGCAGTAGGCAGTAGGCAGTAGGCAGTAGGCAGTAGGCAGTAAAAGATAAGCGGCCCGTCATCCTGAGTGGAAACGAAGGAGGGTCGCTTTTTTCATATCTTTACTTTCATGAGGAGATGTTTGATCCTGTTTGCGTTGATCCCCGTTATTACTTCTGCACAATTCTTCCGTGGCTTTGGTGTCATGGGTGGTTTGACACTCAGCAAGCAGAAGTGGATTCTCAGTTATGTTGATTCCACCGGAGAGAACAGCACCACCGATAAAACAAAACATAAATTCCTTTGGGGATTTAACGGGGAATTGTTCGCAGAGTTCGGGAACTCAGATGTGGTACGCTGGAGAACGGAATTTGAATACGACCGGAAAGGCACCAAGCACCGCGACACGAAAGAAAAGAACAAACTCGATTATATTTCCTGGAATAATTTTCTGATCCTGCGGGGAGAACTTTTCTCCGGCTATCCGTATTTTCTTATCGGACCGCGGCTGGAATACAAATTCATTCAGTCAACCCCCTCGGTGCCGGAGGGCTTCAAACCCCTGCATGCCTCCTGGAGCGCAGGGGCCGGATTCGAATTGATCACATTTGGTCCGATCAAACCTTTGATCGAGGTCCATTACAATCCGGATGGTGATCACTCCATGGTGAAGAAATACGATACAGGTACGTTGGATAAATGGGCCATCCGCAACCGGGCCTGGGAGTTACGCCTCGGCATTGTGATCCGGATCAACAATAACAGTTGTCCGCCGGTGTTTAAGTAAAATTTCAGGCTTGGTCTCTCCACTTTGCCGCTGACGAAATACAGAGACACAATCCTCAAAAAAGATAAAATTGTGATCGTGAAGTGAAAAACTCTGTGATCATACTAGCTTGCAGTTTTATGCTATCCAAAACAGGAAACGCGCAAACCAATCTTGTGCCGAATCCGAGTTTTGAAAATTTGGCAAATTGCCCCACGGGGATCAGTCAGTTGTACAATACTACGAATTGGCTCAACCCTAACAATTGCACCCCTGACTTCTTTCACCAGTGCGGAATTTCAGGCGCAGGAGTTCCAAATAATTCATTTGGGAATCAAACCTCTAAGACCGGACTTGGATACTCTGGCATATACAGCTTCAATAAATTCTTTATGGAACGGGAATACTTACAGATTAAACTTAATGACACCTTGGACCTTGGAAAAATATTTAGTTTCATTCTGGGTAAGCTTATCTGATAATTCGAATTACATTACCGGAAGTTTAGGTGCGCACTTGTCTAGCATTCCAATCTCCGGAGTGAATTGTGCCATCTTACCTTTTGTGCCTCAAATTTTAAATCCACAATCAAATATTTTAAATTCAAAGTCAAATTGGCAATGTGTTGTGGATACCTTTTACGCATCTGGAGCTGAACTTTACCTCACAATTGGAAATTTCAATCCCGATTCAACTTCAGACACGGCATATGTAGGGGGAGGATTTATCGATGGGGCACACTACTACATCGACGACGTTTCCGTCATTGACATTGGTTGGGTGGGAATTGAGGAAACTGGAGATTCCCCCCACATCCATATTTTTCCCAACCCTAGCACGGGCACAATTACGGTTGATGGTGAACCTGCGAACAAAGGAAAGAGGTATTTGGAGATCTATGATGTTCTTGGAAACAAGATTTTAACGACAGTACTTGTTAATAAAGAAACCCAAATAAATCTTTTGCAATCCGGCTTACGCAGCAGAATCTATTTTTACAACATAAAAAGCGAAGGGAATGTTGCGAAAAGCGGGAAATTAATCCTGAGCACCGAATGATTACCGACAACGAGGTATCCATTATGCTGCACCACTCCCAATAGAACGATTGTGCACTTCGACCCCCGCAAGGCTCCGGACTCAGGATATTAATCAAAAGACTGCGAGCTGCTTGCCGCTTTCTGCACCAGGATCTGGTATTCTTCCGGAGTGAGATCGTTAAAGAAGAAATTGATCGGATTCACTTTGTTTCCGTTTCGGATCACTTCGTAATGCACGTGAGGTGCGGTGGATAAGCCCGTGCTTCCCACATACCCAATTACCTGTCCGCGCTTTACCTTTTGCCCGGGGTGCACATTGAACTTGGTCATGTGCGCATACAATGTCTTGTACCCGTAGCTGTGATTGATCACTACATGGTTCCCGTAACCGGAAGCAGCAGCATCTGCACGCTCCACCACTCCATCCCCCGTTGCATAAATGGGAGTGTTCATAGGACAGGCAAAATCCATACCCGGATGAAACTCGGAAGTTTTATAAATCGGGTGAGTACGCCATCCAAATCCACCGGGAGCATGCCTCAGTGATTTATTCGAAACAGGTTGTATGGCCGGAATGCTCGACAACATCTTTTCCTTGTTTTTCGCCAGCACCACTACTTCATCCCAGGACTTACTTTGTATATACATTTGCTTCGCCAGCTTGTCCAGCTTCTGAGATGTTGAAATAACCAAAGCACTGTTCTCATAACCTTCAAGCTCTTTATACCGGTCAATTCCGCCAAATCCCGCACGGCGAACATTGTCCGGAATGGGTTCCGCCTCAAAAATAATTCTGTAAATATTATTATCACGCTCCTGCAGATCACTCATTACCAGGTTCATGCGATCCAGCTTCTTATTCATCACCTCATATTGCGCCCGCATCCGCTCCAGTTCCCTGCGAAGCTGCTTCTCCTGAGGGGAATCAATGATCCGGAAAGCAATGGAAACCGTAATCACCGCGAAAACAGCTCCGGTGGCCAGGTATCCCAATATCTTATAAAGCCTATGCTTCCACCCAACCTCAACCTTCTCATATGTGAGGGAACGCGTGTTAAACTTGTACCGGATCTTAGACATTAAATCGCAACTTACTGATTATCAAGCTCTAATCAAATTCAAGATAACCAAAAATACACTATACTTTCAATTCTGTCAATGGTATTCCAAAATGGAGTAGACCGGTTCATTCCGGAGCCACCGGTGGAAACGAGTTAAACATCTCACCAGTCCCTATAATTAACTTGGTTCTGCAAACTGCAACGTTACTTTTGCCTGACCAATTAACCAAACGCGGCATTAATACGGCTGGTAACCTATTATGCGGGGGGCGGCGATACAGTCCCGAGATTAAGGTTTAGTGTTCATCCCGCATGACCCTGTCCTGCGGGATGTTTTTTTACCTTTGCTTCCCTGATGAATTCTGTAAAAGTACGGGAGCAGTTCCTATCGTTTTTTAAAAGCAAGGCACACGAGATCGTCCCTTCCGCCCCGCTTGTGGTGAAAGACGATCCCACCCTGCTTTTTACCAATGCCGGTATGAACCAGTTCAAAGATTGGTTTCTGGGCAACAGCACCCCGAAATTCAAGCGTGTGGCTGATACCCAGAAATGCCTGCGGGTTTCCGGAAAGCACAATGATCTGGAAGAAGTGGGTGTAGATACCTACCATCACACCCTGTTTGAAATGCTGGGGAATTGGAGCTTTGGAGATTACTTTAAGAAAGAAGCTATTGAGTGGTCATGGGAACTGCTGACAAAGGTATATGGCATCCCGGCAGAACAATTGTACGTAACGGTTTTTGAAGGAAGCAAAGCAGATAACCTGGCATTTGACCAGGAGGCGTTTGACGCGTGGAAAAAATGGATCCCTGAAGAACGCATCCTGAAGGGAAATAAAAAAGATAACTTCTGGGAAATGGGAGATGCCGGCCCATGCGGTCCTTGTTCTGAGATCCACGTGGATATCCGGGATGCAGCTGAACGAAAGAAAGGCGATGGTGCCAAACTGGTCAATAGCGGTCACCCACAGGTTATTGAAATCTGGAACAATGTGTTCATGGAATTCAACCGGAAATCCGACGGCAGCCTGGAGAAGTTACCTGCCCGGCACGTAGATACAGGAATGGGGTTCGAACGGCTTTGTATGGTTTTGCAGGGGAAACAGTCTTCCTACGATACCGATGTGTTCCAGCCGCTGATTAAAAAAGTTGAAGATCTCAGCGGTCTGCGTTACAAACCGGCGGACACTTCCCGTACGGCCGAAATAGTGAACATTGGGATGCGTGTGATCGCAGATCACATCCGTGCCATTTCCTTTGCCATTGCCGACGGACAATTGCCTTCCAATACCGGAGCAGGCTATGTTATCCGGCGAATCCTCCGGCGCGCGGTACGGTACGGATATCAGAGTCTGGGACTGAAGGAAGCCTTTCTTCACCGTTTGGTTCCCGTGCTCTCCCATCAGATGGGAGACGCTTTTCCTGAACTGAATGTTCAAAAAGTTCTCATTGAAAAAGTGATCAGGGAAGAGGAAATTTCCTTCTTTAAAACACTGGAAAACGGATTAAAGAAGATTGACCAGGTATGTATTGACCTTGTGAACAAGAAAGAAAGTCAGGTTGACGGGAAGACCGTATTTGAACTGTACGACACGTATGGATTTCCCGTAGATCTTACAGCCCTCATTGCCCGGGGGTACGAACTGAAAATTGACGAAAAGGGCTTTACAGGTGAACTGGATAAGCAGAAAAAACGCTCCAGAGAAGCAACGAATATAGATACCGGAGACTGGGATCTTAAAAAGGAATTTGAACCAACTGTTTTTGTTGGGTATAGTCAAGATCAAGCAGAAAGCCAGATTATACAAATGCGTACGGGCTCCAATAAAAAAGGGGTGTTTCAGCACATTGTCCTTGACAAAACACCTTTTTATGCAGAGTCAGGGGGTCAAGTTGGAGACACAGGAAAATTAATTGTTCAAGCGGATGATGGGGCTACCGTGCAAATCATTGACGTTATTGATGTCAAAAAAGAAAATAATCTTTTAATACACATCACAGCTCCTATACATATTCCTTTCCCTCACAAAAAGATTATTTCAGTTATTGATTCCTCAAGACGAAATGAGATCAAAAAAAATCACAGTGCCACTCACCTTCTGCATGCCGCATTAAGAAAAGTTCTCGGAACCCACGTAGAACAAAAAGGGTCGCTTGTGAATGAGGAGCATCTGCGGTTTGATTTTACCCACTTTTCAAAATTAACAGATGAGGAAATTCAAAACGTGCAGCGCCTGGTCAATACGATGATCCGGAAGAATGTGCGTGTTATGACTGAAGAAATGCCGCTTGAGAAGGCAAAGCAAACCGGTGCCATGGCTTTATTCGGCGAAAAATACGGAGATAGTGTGCGAGTAGTGACCATGGACAAAGATTATTCCATAGAACTCTGCGGCGGAACTCATGTGAATGCCACCGGGGAGATCGGATTCTTTAAGATCACTTCTGAATCTGCTATCGCTGCCGGTATCCGGAGGATAGAGGCTATCACCTCCGAGAAGTCAGAGGAATATGTGCAACAGCATCTTGATCTCATTCATAAGATCAGGGAAGTTCTGGGGAATTCCATTGACCCGCTTAAATCCATCACTGAACTCCGGACCTCGCATGCCGAGCTGAAGAAACAGGTGGAATCATTCACTGCTCAGAAAGCTAATCAGATAAAGAAGGATCTAAGATCCAGGATTAAGAACCAGGCAGGAATTCAACTTCTTGTAGAAAGGATTGATCTTGATTCTGCAGACGCTGTTAAAAACATTGCCTTTGAATTTAAAGACACAGAGAAAAACATGATGATAGTACTCGGGGGTATTATCAAAGGAAAACCATCCCTCACGGTTGCCATTTCCGAAGATCTGGTTAAAGCCAAAAATCTGAATGCCGGCACCATTGTTCGTGAACTGGCCAAAGAAATCCAGGGTGGCGGAGGCGGACAACCCTTTTATGCCACCGCGGGAGGAACGGATACGAACGGACTGGAGAAGGCACTGGCGAAGGCGCGGCAGTTATTCTAATTCTTCAGAAACTTCACTGTTCGGTTGCCCGACCGCGCACAGTAAATACCGGGAGCAAGGTTCGACAGGTAAATCAAGCCGTCGGAAGAATATCCCTGCAATAGTTCCTTACCCTGAATATCCACCAATAAAATGTCTGCTCCCGGTTGGATGTACAGGACGGAACGGTCAGAATCGAAGTGAATCAGGTTCTCATCAGAAGAAACATCTCCGGTTCCTACAAGTGAAGGCATTACAGTGATCATAATATCCCTGCTCATGGATCCCACCAGAACACTGTTCTGGTATTCACTGATCTTCAACCCAAAAACAGATATCTGTCCGCAAAGGGTAGGGTGAAGAAAAATATCCCCGTTAGCTGTGTTCAGGCTAATTGGCGTTTGCGTAGTAAGAAACTGGGAGAAAGTATAAGGATTCGTGTAGGTTACCGTTCCTGAGGCTGTCCAGCAGCTCATCCCATCGTCCCAGGGCGTATAGAATGAATAGACCAGCGAATCTCCGTCAGCATCGCTGGCAGTTTGAGTGAAAGAAAGAGCCTGGTTACAGCAGGCATAAGCTACAGGGAGGGCGGAAATAACCGGACTGGAGTTAACAGGAGAAGGGGAATTATTCAGTGTGGCTCTAACATTCATTCCCATAGAAAGCGGGTTATTAATAGTAGTAATAGATCCGCTGCGGCAACAGATCTCTGTATAGAATGTCCAGTCGGAGCAAGCTTGTAACGAAAAAGTATCAGCGAACACGAACTCTCTTATACCCGGGTCGGGGCCGTTGGAACACATGGAATTGGGCCAGGCACAAGCGGGAAACACGGGAGTACCTCCCGGATTAAGAACCGGTAATGTCATAGATAAAAAAGTTACATTGCAGGAAGGGGCGCAGCCGTTCACAAACACCTGATTGATCTGAATGGTGCTGCTGCAGTCAACCCAGTATTTAACCTGGAAACGGTAATTGCTGCCACCCACGTATTTGTAAGTCAGTTCACTTCCCACCACATGCGTGGCGGTGATGCTGAGTCCTGTAAGCACAAAAACAATGAGGAATAAAGAACGCATAAGAGAGAAATTTACACAAAGTTAAACAAACGAAAAAGATATAACAATTGAAAGTTGACCTACTCATTATTTGATCAGAAATTTGAACTGGATATCTCCTGAACGAAAAAAATACATTCCCGGATTCATGAATCCAAGGTCTATTTCAGCTTCATTTCCGATTGTCTTTACCAATGCTAATCTTCCGGCGGTGTCGTATATCTCAATGATCTTGTCCTTTAATACTTCGAGTCCGACTAAAATATTGCTTTCGTCATCCAACCAAATCAGTTGATTCGGGTACTGAGGAATCTCTTCTCCGAGAATAAGGGGGGTCACCAAAATGCTCACATCCCGCGTCATAATCCCAACCAGGTTCCCTCCCCTGTACTCATTAATCTGTATTCCAAATACAGAACTTTCACCACAAACCGTAGGATGCAGGAACAAATCTCCATTCCCCGCATTTAATGTAATCGGTGTTTGTGTGGTTATAAACTGCTGGTAAGTAAACGGAGGAGCATAGGTAATCGTATTGGAAGGAATCATACAGGTCATGCCATCTGTCCAGGGATGATACAGAGAATATACAATGGAATCCCCATCAGGCTCATTGGAGATTTGAGGATACGTATGCGCAAGATTGCAACATGCATAGGTCACCGGGAGGGAAGTAATAGCCGGAGCTGAATTATCCGGTGCTACCTGCGCATTCAGCATGGCCCGAACGTTCATCCCGGTTGTCAAAGGATTTGTGATATTGGTAATCGCGCCGTTCCGGCAGCATAGTTCAGTGAAAAATGTATAATCAGGGCAATTGCTTAAAGAAACAGTTCCACCGAATGTGTATTCCCTGATTCCTGCATCCGGGCCGCTTACACATACTGAATTCGGCCAGGAACAATACGGAAAAACAGGGGTACCTCCAGGATTGAGCACAGGAAGAGCATACGAATTATTAAAACTACATGTAAAGGAGCATACCCTCATCATGACACTCGTAATGGGAGCGGAGGGGGCACAATCCACCCAGTATTTCACTCTGAAATAATACTGATTATTTCCAAGTCCGCTATAGGTGATCTCACTTCCCACCACATGCGTGGCGGTGACGCTGAATCCTGTCAGCGCAAAAACAATGAGGAATAAAGAACGCATAACTATGTATTTGGTACAAAGCTAAGAAAATGCCGGACAAGTATCAATCAAACAGGATTCATGATGCCTGTCATAAAAAAAGCGACCCGGAGGCCGCTCAAATGTTCTCACAACGGAAAAATCTATTGCAGTTACCTCCAGAATGCACACACTGACCCTATACTTATCACGCATAATTTTTTGTGTTATCAGTCGGTCAAAGATACAGTGCCCCCGCTGATCAGTGCACCTACGCACCTGGA harbors:
- a CDS encoding T9SS type A sorting domain-containing protein, with the protein product MTPWTLEKYLVSFWVSLSDNSNYITGSLGAHLSSIPISGVNCAILPFVPQILNPQSNILNSKSNWQCVVDTFYASGAELYLTIGNFNPDSTSDTAYVGGGFIDGAHYYIDDVSVIDIGWVGIEETGDSPHIHIFPNPSTGTITVDGEPANKGKRYLEIYDVLGNKILTTVLVNKETQINLLQSGLRSRIYFYNIKSEGNVAKSGKLILSTE
- a CDS encoding M23 family metallopeptidase, with product MSKIRYKFNTRSLTYEKVEVGWKHRLYKILGYLATGAVFAVITVSIAFRIIDSPQEKQLRRELERMRAQYEVMNKKLDRMNLVMSDLQERDNNIYRIIFEAEPIPDNVRRAGFGGIDRYKELEGYENSALVISTSQKLDKLAKQMYIQSKSWDEVVVLAKNKEKMLSSIPAIQPVSNKSLRHAPGGFGWRTHPIYKTSEFHPGMDFACPMNTPIYATGDGVVERADAAASGYGNHVVINHSYGYKTLYAHMTKFNVHPGQKVKRGQVIGYVGSTGLSTAPHVHYEVIRNGNKVNPINFFFNDLTPEEYQILVQKAASSSQSFD
- a CDS encoding DUF4249 family protein translates to MKKAGLIVLISSTLFLSCKNDLEVIAPYQEQIVSYCLLDPFDSVHYVKVTKSFLGNMDAYQMAAYFDSVNFRPGEITVTIEKMQGENVLQSIPLFIDSTLPRDSGVFSFPKQYLYKTNTAISGDGSEYRLKVRKNEDGKEVRSRAKTVEPITVVSPLPNQSLNLWGSFPYKSKFRSARNGKLFALTVRIHFKEKFVFDTTQVSTRYIDLRFSNHTASNLEGGEEFSEILDRETFYKTIGNHPDIADNPNIVRQFLYLEFIFSAAAIDFSNYLEVVSAANATFGEKPVYSNIEGGYGLFSTRRTQRMPNIGLNAQSLDSLKYGVYTSTKNFR
- the alaS gene encoding alanine--tRNA ligase yields the protein MNSVKVREQFLSFFKSKAHEIVPSAPLVVKDDPTLLFTNAGMNQFKDWFLGNSTPKFKRVADTQKCLRVSGKHNDLEEVGVDTYHHTLFEMLGNWSFGDYFKKEAIEWSWELLTKVYGIPAEQLYVTVFEGSKADNLAFDQEAFDAWKKWIPEERILKGNKKDNFWEMGDAGPCGPCSEIHVDIRDAAERKKGDGAKLVNSGHPQVIEIWNNVFMEFNRKSDGSLEKLPARHVDTGMGFERLCMVLQGKQSSYDTDVFQPLIKKVEDLSGLRYKPADTSRTAEIVNIGMRVIADHIRAISFAIADGQLPSNTGAGYVIRRILRRAVRYGYQSLGLKEAFLHRLVPVLSHQMGDAFPELNVQKVLIEKVIREEEISFFKTLENGLKKIDQVCIDLVNKKESQVDGKTVFELYDTYGFPVDLTALIARGYELKIDEKGFTGELDKQKKRSREATNIDTGDWDLKKEFEPTVFVGYSQDQAESQIIQMRTGSNKKGVFQHIVLDKTPFYAESGGQVGDTGKLIVQADDGATVQIIDVIDVKKENNLLIHITAPIHIPFPHKKIISVIDSSRRNEIKKNHSATHLLHAALRKVLGTHVEQKGSLVNEEHLRFDFTHFSKLTDEEIQNVQRLVNTMIRKNVRVMTEEMPLEKAKQTGAMALFGEKYGDSVRVVTMDKDYSIELCGGTHVNATGEIGFFKITSESAIAAGIRRIEAITSEKSEEYVQQHLDLIHKIREVLGNSIDPLKSITELRTSHAELKKQVESFTAQKANQIKKDLRSRIKNQAGIQLLVERIDLDSADAVKNIAFEFKDTEKNMMIVLGGIIKGKPSLTVAISEDLVKAKNLNAGTIVRELAKEIQGGGGGQPFYATAGGTDTNGLEKALAKARQLF
- the dnaK gene encoding molecular chaperone DnaK; its protein translation is MGKIIGIDLGTTNSCVAVMEGNEPVVIANSEGKRTTPSVVGFVKDGERKVGDPAKRQSITNPVNTVYSIKRFMGCAFGEVGKEVSRVPYKVVKGANETPRVEIEGRQYTPQEISAMILQKMKKTAEDFLGHEVTEAVITVPAYFNDSQRQATKEAGEIAGLTVKRIINEPTAAALAYGLDKKGKDMKIVVFDCGGGTHDVSVLELGDGVFEVKSTDGDTHLGGDDFDQKIIDWLADEFKKDEGLDLRKDPMALQRLKEAAEKAKIELSSSTSTEINLPYIMPVDGVPKHLVKTLSRAKFEQLVDDLIKRTIAPCESALRNAGMGVNDINEVILVGGSTRIPAVQAAVEKFFGKAPSKGVNPDEVVAVGAAIQGGVLTGEVKDVLLLDVTPLSLGIETMGGVFTKLIEANTTIPTKKTETFSTASDNQPSVQIHVLQGERPMAKDNRPLGMFNLDGIPPAPRGVPQVEVTFDIDANGILNVSAKDKGTGKSHNIRIEAKSGLSKEEIEKMKKEAEANADSDKKVREEADKLNAADGLIFQSEKQLKEYGDKISTDKKEAIQKSLSALKDAHKEKDLAKIETAMNELNTAWQAASQEIYQAQQNAQQNTSTTADQNANGEKKDGEVTDVDFEEVKDEKK
- a CDS encoding T9SS type A sorting domain-containing protein, producing the protein MRSLFLIVFALTGFSVTATHVVGSEITYSGLGNNQYYFRVKYWVDCAPSAPITSVMMRVCSFTCSFNNSYALPVLNPGGTPVFPYCSWPNSVCVSGPDAGIREYTFGGTVSLSNCPDYTFFTELCCRNGAITNITNPLTTGMNVRAMLNAQVAPDNSAPAITSLPVTYACCNLAHTYPQISNEPDGDSIVYSLYHPWTDGMTCMIPSNTITYAPPFTYQQFITTQTPITLNAGNGDLFLHPTVCGESSVFGIQINEYRGGNLVGIMTRDVSILVTPLILGEEIPQYPNQLIWLDDESNILVGLEVLKDKIIEIYDTAGRLALVKTIGNEAEIDLGFMNPGMYFFRSGDIQFKFLIK